The Rhipicephalus microplus isolate Deutch F79 chromosome 4, USDA_Rmic, whole genome shotgun sequence sequence GTGGTTGGCACCCGCACAGTGGACGAAGATGGCACTTGGTGTCCTCGGGCACCAACAAGCCCGCAGAGTTTTTTGGGGCTCCCAGGAGGAGGCGACGATGAGAACGAGCTTCGGTCGCCGATAGGTGCTCGGATGCCACGCATGTAGCAAGAAGGAGCTGGCAGAAGACACCTGGCGCAAGGTTGGACTCGTCAGGTGGCATGAAAGGATCTGAAACAGCTCAGTGAACAAGCGGCAGGAGCGCAGTAACTACGTCAggagcaacttgacgcccaagtTTGGGAAAGCCGGACTGTTGAATTCACTGGGAGAAGATAACACGAAACCAAGACTACAATAGAAAAGCCAGCGCCAAAATGCATGTACACAGAATGGGagggagaaaaaagagaaacactagGGAGTGCGGCTGCCAGCATTTGCATAGTGTTTGCCTTTCTTGTGCCGCACTGTGAAATCAAATTATTGGAGTGCGAGACTCCACCTCATCAAGCGGCCATTTTTGTTTGACATCTGGTTGAGTCACACCAAAGAGGAGTGATCggtttcgaaaacaaaggaagaccCTTTCAGATAACACGAGAGCTTTTCGAGGGCCCACACCAAGCAGGCGCATTCTTTTTCCATTGTGCTGTATGCCTGCTCACGAGACGTGAGCTTTCTACTCCCGTAGATCACAAGGTGTTCCTCGCCTTTTTCGTTCACTTGACTTAGAACGACGCCCATCCCGCAATCACTGGCGTCACACTGAACTAGGAAAGGGAGGGAGTAGTCTGGTGCCGCGAGAACTGGTTGGCTGACAAGAACTATTTTAATCGTGACAAACGCTGCCTTTCGAgccgtatcccaccgctgcctccAGTTTATTTGCCTTTGACGACTTCAGAATGAGTACTTTGTCGCCTTCCTTGAAGGTTCTTGCACGTGCGGATCTGTCGTAGTACACCTTTGCACGTTGTTGAGCTTCGGCTATCTTGATATGCGCCAATTCCTGCGATTCACGTAGGCGCTTCAACAACGTCGGCACGTACTCGACCATTGTTTTGTCCACGAATTTGTCTTCCCACTTTTTTTTCAACAACGTGAGAGGGGAACGAAGCGCTCGGCCGTAAACGAGTTCCGCCGGCATGAAACCTGTCGCTTCGTGAGTGACGGTGCACAGAGCAAAGAGCATCGCGGGAATAGCAGCGTCCCATTCGGTGCCCTTCTCGAAGCAGAGCACACGCAGAATTCGCTTCATTACTGAATGAAGTTTTTCGACCGAATTACTCTGCCGATGATAGACAGAGCTGTGGTGAATAGATATGCCGCACTTCTTGAGGAATGTCGTGGTAAGCGTGCTTGTGAAAACAGATCCttggtcgcattggatttcactgGGGAATCCAATTCTAGCAAATACAGCGAGTAGCGCGTTAACAACTGCTGTGGAGCTTAATTCGGGCAACACCACTGCTTCGGGAAACTTCGTCGTGGGGCAAATGAGCGTGAGCAAGTACCTATTGCCTGCCACTGTTACTGGTAAGGGCCCTACAATGTCGATTACTAATTCGCGAAAAGGTTCTGCAATCAAAAGTACTTCGACCAAAGGCGCCTTGAGTCGTTCGTTTGGCCGTCCCATCCTTTGGCAAATGCTGCAGGAGCGCACCCAGTTCTCGAGGTCCTTGAAGCACATCGGCCAGTAGTAACCATTCAGCAGCTTGCTCTTGGTCTTGTTTATTCCTAAATGACCAGCCCAGCTGTCCCTGTGAACCAAACCCAGCAGCACAACGCGATACCTTTGGGGGACTACAAGCTGCTCGAAACATCGACCTTTTTTGTTCTTGAATTTTCTGTACAAGAAGCCGTCATTGACACTGAACAACACTGGTCCTTTTTGTTTCCGTCTCGATCTTTCCCAGCAAGTCTGTAGTGACACGTCGTTTGCTTGCTCCATCTTGAGAGCGCTTTTGTCAACTTTAGCCAGAAGCTGAAAATTTTCACTGACTGGGCTTATCGATTCGCCTCAGGACGCGGAAGTGACGGGAGTGGTGTTATCAGTGCTTTCAGTGGCTGGCGTGGCTGCGGCGCTTGCGCTCGTTGCAGCAGTTTGCGCCGGAGCACTGTTGGCACTGTCAGCTGCAATTTCCGCGGCACGAGTAGCGCTGGCTGTGTGCGTTCTCGTGTGGGACCTAGTGACCACCATTGTGGGGTTCGCATTAAGTTGCATTCCTGCATTTTGGAAGACCCTTCTCGATCTGATAGAAAAAATGCACGGGATTTTTCGAGGGAGCTTGTTCGAAACAGCCGCTTCAGTCTGAAATTTCCCGAAAGGACCTTGCATTTCAATTCTTGCCACCGGCAAGCACTTCGTGTCGGCTTCTAGTGCCTGGCGCACCCACACACGCGATCCGGTGAAGTGCTCGGGCTGAACAAATGACGGTTGGACGATATGAAATGTCGCTCCTGTATCACGCAGAACCTTGCAACTGCTGCCGTTCACCACCATGTCATACGTGTAGGGTGAGAGCAAGTCGCTGTCCTCTGTCAGCAAATTAGCAGACACATTGGGCTGCCTGCAGCCTGCGGCGATGTGGCCTGGTTGATGGCATTTATAACAGGTCAACGGCCGTTTTTCTTCAAACTTGGAACTCTTGAGTTCGCTCGCGTTGACCGTGTGCCcttgggggtggggggggagaCGTTGTCGGGTTTCGTTTGGTTGCCTTCTCTCGCTCCTTTCTGAAATTTCTCGAAAGTCCCGACGGTCTCTTTCGCAGGTCTTCCGAACTTCCCATCTTACCGGAACAGTACTCGTCAGCCAAACTAGTTGCCATTTGCAACGTTTCGACGTTTGGCTTGTCCTGAATACAAAGGCGCGTTTGCTCCAGAATCGATGCATAAAATTGCTCTAGCGCAATCAGTTCAATCACACGTTGCTTGTCCTCGTATGCGTTGGCACTTTTAAGCCAATCTTCTAACAAGCTCACGCATTTGTAGCCGAACTCGGAGTATGACTCCTTTTGACTACGCCTTGTGTTACGATACTTCATCCTCAGAGCTTCTGTGGACAAGCTGTACCTTTTACTGAGCtgaagcttcacttttttgtAGTCACTTGCATCTTCATCTCTCATTCTTTCGACTATGTCAGTTGCTTCGTTGGGAAGCAATGTCAACAGGCGTTGCGACCAGGTTTCTTTATGAAGTGCTGCCCTAATACACGTTCTCCCGAAGTTGACGAGATACAAAGTGATATCACTGCCAGCCTTGAAAGGTTGCACGCACCCGCGCATGCCGAAGCTATCATTGCGTTCAAGGTTCTGCAGTTGCATTTCTTTCAACTTCAGTTCTACTTCTTGCTGTTTCAATTGCAGGGAGACTGCCTTCCAACATTCCTCTGCTTCGTCATCTTCCGCTCCGCAGGTAGATATTGCCTCGATAATTTCAGGCTTGCGCATTGACTTCTGCACTTTGATGCCCAACTCTTCAGCTAGACACACAAGGTTGGGCTTCGTTAGCGACCCGAGATTCATGACTGCTGATAACAAAAGTAACTCTTATACGTAATACTTAAATctagcaaagtaaaaaaaaaatcctctaCTACCAAGAAAATGTCACCCATGCTCCCAATAAAGTCAAACAAgccgtgctctcaccaaacgaACGCCAAGGGCCACTGCCGACGCACGctccatcccaccgctgccaccagct is a genomic window containing:
- the LOC142814630 gene encoding uncharacterized protein LOC142814630 encodes the protein MERASAVALGVRLILSCHLTSPTLRQVSSASSFLLHAWHPSTYRRPKLVLIVASSWEPQKTLRACWCPRTPSAIFVHCAGANHNVSACAAMHPAVFTRVKHKDNVDVCNVRSALAWTNLPRMLATCSYLQLFK